AGTTTTAAAATAATAGTGTTCAAATTGAACCCGAACTTTTCATTTACGGCGTCTGTTGCCCTTATAACACCAAAATCAGGACCATATGATAGTGTTATGATTGGGTTTTCTTCCCCGTATTTCTTTACCATAGTATCATGCACATAACCAGTGGTTTTGCCTGGAGCAGGGTAAGTGAACTTGTGAGCATATTTTTCAACATCTAAAACGTTGAATATTATTCCATTATCCAGCTTTTGTGTTTTTAAATTTGGAAGTGCGGCTCTTAACTGATTTTTAACCCTCTTTTCTGATTCACTGTAAAGTGCTTCAATGAGTTTTGCATGCTTATCACGGTTTCCAATGCCGAGAATCGTGTCAATTATACCTCTACCATTCATAAACCTCAGATAAAAGGCTTCAAAGTCTATACATGTTGCTATTTTTTCAAGATCTTCACGAGAATAGCCTCTGGAATCAGCGATTTCAATATATTTTTGGGCTTCATCAGAGCTTGCATGGTCTCCCACAGCAGCTATTCCTGGTAAATGCATCACTGAATCCTTAATTTCAGGATTTATCATCTTTGCAACTTCAAAAGCCAGTGCTCCTGCTGTAATCTCAGAATTACCACCTACCAGGTATGGATTAACATGTACATCAACATAATCATCTACAGCTACTCTTTCATTTTCTACTTCGCCAGGATAGTGATGATCTATGACTACAATTTCTATATCATAAATTTTAGCCTTGATAAGAGCTAAAAGGTCTTCTTCAGTTGATCCATTATCAAGAAGAACTATTAAAGGCAGTTTCTGACCATGTCTTTCCATATCCTCCAGTGCAAAGGAAAGATCCTTTACAACATCCTCTATTTCATAAAATGGAGCTTTACTTGGTGCCCTTTTAAAGAAATGCCACTCTGCATCACTTCCAGGGTTAATATCCCTTATAAGTGGAATTACAGCCTTTTCCATGGCAACTCCTGCGCATATTCCGTCTGCATCAGCGTGATGCCTTACAAGGATTGATCTTCCATCAAAAATAGCCTTTCTAATTGCTTTTGCAGCAAGATGCATTCTGCCCCGTAACTTATCAAGGGTTTCACTTTCAATCATTAAATCTGTGGTTTCAGGCTCGGCTTTTTTGTCAATTGCCTCATCAATTAATCTTCTGGCCTGAATTGACTCTTTTCCATGAAGCTTTTCTATTGATTCTGATTCTATCTG
The Methanobacterium sp. genome window above contains:
- a CDS encoding DHH family phosphoesterase, with the protein product MIKTCLECKGKGHKVISYKICESCHGSGVKSEVDIKKHVKGISKGAAQRFDLNEEHEVPCSVCKGKGEIEVTEECTACGGKGEINQCKKCGVRIESGDYCKDCEVKNKVYMLHPACDINDLEIGADYKGKVTRVEDWGIFISLSKKVFGLLRGRNLGFNVGDDLIVKVIDIKKGKGGKDEVDLAKSNIKDKYEIVKLRKNISRTLIGEITTNYVKKSVRIVGEVIQIQQTSGPTIFTISDETSTTWAAAFDEPGIRVYPHINIGNIVEVLGEVNLHSGKIQIESESIEKLHGKESIQARRLIDEAIDKKAEPETTDLMIESETLDKLRGRMHLAAKAIRKAIFDGRSILVRHHADADGICAGVAMEKAVIPLIRDINPGSDAEWHFFKRAPSKAPFYEIEDVVKDLSFALEDMERHGQKLPLIVLLDNGSTEEDLLALIKAKIYDIEIVVIDHHYPGEVENERVAVDDYVDVHVNPYLVGGNSEITAGALAFEVAKMINPEIKDSVMHLPGIAAVGDHASSDEAQKYIEIADSRGYSREDLEKIATCIDFEAFYLRFMNGRGIIDTILGIGNRDKHAKLIEALYSESEKRVKNQLRAALPNLKTQKLDNGIIFNVLDVEKYAHKFTYPAPGKTTGYVHDTMVKKYGEENPIITLSYGPDFGVIRATDAVNEKFGFNLNTIILKLVDEIPEAGIDGGGHECAGSLKFVEGLSKKVLGAFAGEIANLGK